A single genomic interval of Clostridia bacterium harbors:
- a CDS encoding NADP-dependent malic enzyme — protein sequence MDYRQKALELHQRLRGKIGIYNKINLQNEADLALVYTPGVAEPCKLIAQNKELAYQYTAKGNLLAVVTDGTAVLGLGNLGPEAALPVIEGKCFLFKEFADIDALPLCLGTTDVDEIVETIIHLAPTFGGINLEDISSPRCFAILRKLKQKLSIPVFHDDCQGTAVVVLAALINAAQILKRDLRQLEIVINGVGAAGIGIAELLKAAGLQKLILCTREGALYPGCPQKLDEEQFRLVKSTNPERKKGKLLEVLSGADVFIGVSGPQVLNREMIRKMNSQPIIFALANPLPEIKPEEALAAGAFIVGTGRSDYPNQINNLLAFPGIFRGALAVQAKEINELMLLEAARALAQIIVPSKTRLLPKVFDSRVSTVLAEAVAAAAFKSGVVR from the coding sequence GTGGATTATCGGCAAAAAGCTTTGGAATTACATCAGCGTTTGCGGGGGAAAATAGGGATTTATAATAAAATTAATTTACAGAATGAAGCTGATTTGGCTTTAGTTTATACTCCTGGGGTTGCTGAACCTTGTAAATTGATAGCCCAGAATAAAGAATTGGCTTATCAGTATACTGCTAAAGGTAATCTTTTGGCGGTGGTTACTGATGGTACAGCAGTTTTAGGCTTAGGGAATCTTGGCCCAGAGGCAGCTCTGCCGGTAATCGAAGGTAAATGTTTTTTATTCAAGGAATTTGCTGACATTGATGCTTTGCCACTTTGTTTGGGGACAACTGATGTTGATGAAATTGTGGAAACAATTATTCATCTAGCCCCTACTTTTGGCGGCATCAATTTAGAAGATATTAGCAGTCCCCGCTGTTTTGCAATTTTAAGGAAATTAAAACAAAAATTAAGTATCCCCGTTTTTCATGATGACTGTCAAGGTACGGCTGTAGTCGTCTTGGCGGCTTTAATTAATGCTGCTCAGATTTTAAAGCGAGATTTAAGACAATTGGAAATAGTGATTAATGGTGTGGGAGCAGCTGGTATAGGTATTGCGGAACTTTTAAAAGCTGCAGGTTTACAAAAGTTAATTTTATGTACACGGGAGGGGGCCCTTTATCCGGGTTGTCCACAAAAATTAGATGAAGAGCAGTTTCGTTTAGTTAAAAGTACTAATCCGGAGCGAAAAAAAGGTAAATTATTAGAGGTGCTCAGTGGAGCCGATGTTTTCATCGGTGTCTCCGGGCCACAGGTTTTAAACAGAGAAATGATTCGCAAGATGAACTCACAGCCCATCATCTTTGCCTTGGCTAATCCTTTGCCAGAGATTAAACCTGAGGAAGCTTTGGCCGCTGGGGCCTTTATTGTGGGTACAGGTCGTTCGGATTATCCCAATCAAATTAATAATTTATTGGCCTTTCCCGGTATTTTTCGCGGTGCCTTGGCTGTGCAGGCTAAGGAAATTAATGAACTGATGCTTTTGGAGGCAGCACGGGCCTTAGCTCAAATAATTGTACCTAGTAAAACTAGGCTTTTGCCTAAGGTGTTTGATTCTCGTGTAAGTACTGTTTTGGCAGAGGCTGTGGCGGCAGCGGCATTTAAATCAGGAGTAGTGAGATAG
- a CDS encoding glycosyltransferase family 2 protein, giving the protein MQIAVIPAYNEAKNIAFVLKNLQSCNLQQLIFVANGCTDCTENKILQINSPQNIDLISFPVPLGLDIPRAVGAAYAKQYKPTALLFLDGDMCGPLGSTLQNLLKGIKQGLDLALTNCYPTPATTDLANLVLKYRYKVNKKLGLVPQIGLATPSHGPHAISGKLLTSIPLKTLAIPPLALAWTAENKFRIGLGATISHHQLGSPLRTMTHTQNIAATIIGDCQQALHYLEGTPLKEIWQTPQNHTPYRRQRRFDLLEQFLSHYS; this is encoded by the coding sequence ATGCAAATAGCCGTTATCCCTGCTTATAATGAGGCAAAAAACATTGCCTTTGTTCTTAAAAATTTACAATCCTGTAATTTACAGCAACTTATTTTTGTGGCTAATGGCTGTACAGATTGTACCGAAAATAAAATCCTACAAATAAATTCCCCGCAAAACATTGACTTAATCTCCTTTCCCGTCCCCTTAGGTTTAGATATACCTAGGGCCGTGGGAGCTGCATATGCTAAACAATACAAGCCCACAGCCCTACTTTTTCTTGATGGTGATATGTGTGGTCCACTTGGTTCTACATTACAAAATTTACTTAAAGGAATTAAACAAGGGTTAGATTTAGCCTTAACCAATTGTTATCCTACTCCCGCCACCACTGATCTAGCCAACCTAGTTTTAAAATATCGCTATAAAGTCAATAAAAAACTGGGGCTAGTACCCCAAATTGGTTTAGCTACTCCCAGTCATGGCCCACATGCAATTTCCGGAAAATTATTAACTTCCATACCCTTGAAAACATTAGCCATTCCTCCCCTAGCCCTAGCTTGGACTGCTGAAAACAAATTCCGAATTGGACTGGGGGCCACCATTTCCCACCACCAATTAGGATCACCCTTACGGACAATGACCCATACCCAAAATATTGCTGCCACAATTATCGGAGATTGCCAACAAGCCCTCCACTATTTAGAAGGTACACCTCTTAAAGAAATTTGGCAAACCCCTCAAAACCATACCCCCTATCGCCGACAGCGCCGTTTCGATCTTCTTGAACAATTTCTATCTCACTACTCCTGA
- the yabG gene encoding sporulation peptidase YabG, translating into MREHLQIGDIVGRKSHGSDILFRIVKIVHEGNEEKAFLRGVDIRLYADAPLCDLEKKILSEISRYRQEYIKKNSACLRRIFERRLEEKTNFFLKRSSDLKKNQLNGFSYYEIPGRVLHLDGDKDYLQLCKTTYAQLNIKMDGFEVPEKKQPELVGKYLEEYAPNILVLTGHDGFLKNATDFKDLCNYRNSAYFFKAVRKAREYEPSRDDLIIFAGACQSHYEALIAAGANFASSPQRIFIHAFDPVFIAEKLAYSSIYETICVKDVLNNTITGLDGVGGIETRGCLRLGYPQSPY; encoded by the coding sequence ATGCGAGAACATTTGCAAATAGGCGATATTGTAGGCCGTAAATCCCATGGTAGTGATATTTTGTTTCGTATCGTTAAAATTGTTCACGAAGGTAATGAGGAAAAGGCTTTTTTAAGAGGTGTGGATATTAGGTTGTATGCTGATGCACCATTGTGTGATTTAGAGAAAAAAATTTTGTCCGAGATCAGCAGATATAGGCAGGAATATATTAAAAAAAATTCTGCCTGCTTGCGTCGTATTTTTGAACGCCGTTTGGAGGAAAAAACTAATTTTTTTTTGAAAAGAAGCTCTGATTTAAAAAAAAATCAACTTAATGGTTTTAGTTATTATGAAATTCCCGGTCGCGTTTTACATTTAGATGGTGATAAAGATTATTTGCAGTTATGTAAAACTACTTATGCACAATTAAACATTAAAATGGATGGATTTGAAGTACCAGAAAAAAAACAACCAGAATTAGTAGGAAAATATTTGGAAGAATATGCTCCCAATATTTTAGTTTTGACAGGTCATGATGGTTTCTTGAAAAATGCTACAGACTTTAAAGATTTGTGTAATTATCGTAATTCGGCTTATTTTTTTAAAGCAGTTCGCAAAGCCCGTGAATATGAACCGAGTCGTGATGATTTAATTATTTTTGCCGGGGCCTGTCAGTCACATTATGAGGCTTTAATTGCCGCTGGTGCTAATTTTGCTAGTTCACCTCAGAGGATTTTTATTCATGCTTTTGATCCGGTTTTTATTGCGGAAAAACTAGCCTATAGTTCTATTTACGAGACTATATGTGTTAAAGATGTTTTAAATAATACGATTACTGGTTTAGATGGAGTGGGAGGTATTGAAACAAGGGGGTGTTTGCGTTTGGGTTATCCCCAATCACCTTATTAA
- a CDS encoding Veg protein, whose protein sequence is MKEGGVLSAKRVFAEIKRGLEPFVGNKIKLKANRGRRRIIEKIGVLENIYPNIFVVCVDEKQVKRRISFTYADILTDTVQVTVFDGDKNIRITADGF, encoded by the coding sequence ATGAAAGAGGGTGGTGTTTTGTCAGCAAAAAGGGTTTTCGCGGAAATTAAACGTGGTTTGGAGCCATTTGTCGGTAATAAAATTAAACTAAAGGCTAATCGCGGTCGTCGAAGAATTATAGAAAAAATAGGTGTCTTGGAAAATATTTATCCCAATATTTTTGTGGTTTGTGTAGATGAGAAACAGGTTAAACGCCGCATTTCCTTTACTTATGCTGATATCTTAACAGATACGGTACAAGTAACTGTTTTTGATGGTGACAAAAATATTAGAATAACCGCTGATGGTTTTTAA
- a CDS encoding DUF3794 domain-containing protein, producing MDITVETRRLKVENVVGEAVKQVNVVRNITLPVKAKKIESIDAKIENVKHKIIDNKIVVEADLKKQVYYVECYSGHVQEYTVPTEKVTEFVHLKGAVPGMDARVSVSIEYCDVEGVYLRDSKKCYRQFQQTCILKIKVRVIEMVEIDVVTNVLGEGIEPTFATVTIDNIIGVGVKQHNISDSLVELPAATKKIKSIDAEIEDIEEKVIPGKVIVKGNLHKQIYYVLSPCGEVKEMSVDVPFTVFVPVEGARKGANISTDIEIEYIDSELITRDCRKFVRETVVIKLRASVSERLTLNIVTAVLGAEVDTRTLVIENAIGVAERQVNVLASIFTPTEARKISKVDAELRDLEGKAIPNKIIVKGTLHKQIYYVSSMDNQLRELSLDEPFTEFIHLDGAQEGDAVSVSGRIEYVNVEAKEKTPTCRWRQTAVLEIRARVTASEEITVVTAVRPLEEPAICPPGETFDYVVQRGDTLFTIATQHGVTVQQIMAVNPGIADPNTLSVGQVIKVPCPGLG from the coding sequence ATGGATATTACCGTTGAAACGCGTCGTTTAAAGGTGGAAAATGTTGTTGGGGAAGCTGTTAAACAGGTGAATGTCGTTCGTAATATTACCTTGCCCGTAAAGGCGAAAAAGATTGAAAGTATTGATGCCAAAATTGAAAATGTGAAGCATAAGATTATTGATAATAAAATAGTTGTGGAGGCAGATCTTAAAAAACAGGTTTATTATGTAGAGTGTTATTCTGGGCATGTACAGGAATATACTGTACCTACGGAAAAGGTTACCGAATTTGTGCACCTAAAAGGTGCTGTACCGGGAATGGATGCAAGGGTAAGTGTTTCCATAGAATATTGTGATGTAGAAGGTGTTTATTTACGAGATAGTAAAAAATGTTATCGTCAGTTTCAGCAAACCTGTATTTTAAAAATAAAGGTAAGAGTAATTGAAATGGTTGAAATTGATGTAGTCACTAATGTGCTTGGGGAAGGGATTGAGCCTACCTTTGCCACGGTAACCATCGATAATATTATTGGGGTTGGGGTAAAACAGCATAATATTAGTGATAGTTTAGTGGAACTACCGGCAGCCACAAAAAAGATTAAAAGTATTGACGCAGAAATAGAAGATATTGAGGAAAAGGTTATTCCCGGGAAAGTTATTGTTAAAGGGAATTTGCACAAACAAATTTATTATGTACTTAGTCCTTGTGGTGAGGTAAAGGAAATGTCGGTTGATGTTCCTTTTACTGTTTTTGTACCAGTGGAAGGGGCACGTAAAGGAGCTAATATTTCTACTGATATTGAAATTGAATATATTGATAGTGAATTGATTACTAGAGACTGCCGCAAATTTGTTCGAGAAACCGTGGTTATTAAATTAAGAGCCAGTGTAAGTGAACGCCTGACTCTCAACATTGTTACCGCAGTATTAGGTGCTGAAGTAGATACCAGAACTTTAGTAATTGAAAATGCGATTGGTGTTGCGGAGCGGCAAGTTAATGTTTTGGCTAGTATTTTCACACCCACTGAAGCTCGTAAAATTAGCAAGGTAGACGCAGAATTAAGGGATTTAGAAGGTAAAGCCATACCTAACAAAATAATTGTCAAAGGGACACTTCATAAACAAATTTATTATGTTTCTTCTATGGATAATCAACTGCGGGAACTGTCCTTGGATGAACCTTTTACGGAGTTTATTCATTTGGACGGGGCTCAGGAAGGTGATGCCGTAAGTGTCTCTGGTCGTATCGAATATGTTAATGTGGAGGCTAAAGAAAAGACTCCCACCTGTAGATGGCGGCAGACGGCGGTTTTGGAAATTAGGGCTAGAGTTACTGCTTCGGAGGAAATTACCGTGGTAACCGCAGTAAGACCCCTTGAGGAACCGGCGATCTGTCCCCCTGGAGAAACTTTTGATTATGTAGTTCAAAGAGGGGATACACTCTTTACTATTGCCACACAACATGGGGTTACAGTGCAGCAAATTATGGCCGTTAATCCGGGAATTGCCGATCCTAATACACTTTCCGTGGGGCAAGTAATTAAAGTACCCTGTCCGGGTTTAGGTTAA
- the spoIIR gene encoding stage II sporulation protein R, protein MKKILLGFILLVGLGVLLLWPSTPPVIRLHILAHSNSEIDQALKYRVRDEIICLLQKELGDLQDLGEARETVVNQLPNLMTKARECVAQEGFNYSVDAFYGWFHFPKKSYDSIFLPAGRYEALRLVLGEGRGENWWCMLFPPLCFVNGEQSLCLEIEEKAGLEEIQIKPALKIVEVFKDVLNK, encoded by the coding sequence GTGAAAAAAATCTTGCTCGGTTTTATTTTATTAGTAGGCTTGGGAGTGTTATTGCTGTGGCCAAGTACACCACCTGTGATTAGGCTGCATATTTTGGCACATAGTAATAGTGAAATTGATCAGGCCTTAAAATATCGGGTGCGGGATGAAATAATTTGTTTATTGCAAAAGGAATTAGGGGATTTGCAAGATTTAGGTGAGGCTAGGGAAACAGTGGTCAATCAGTTGCCAAATTTAATGACAAAAGCCCGTGAATGTGTTGCTCAAGAAGGTTTTAATTATTCGGTAGACGCTTTTTATGGTTGGTTTCATTTTCCGAAAAAAAGTTATGATTCTATTTTCTTGCCAGCAGGACGTTATGAGGCTTTAAGGTTGGTTTTGGGTGAAGGTCGGGGAGAAAATTGGTGGTGTATGCTTTTTCCACCTTTATGTTTTGTAAATGGAGAGCAGAGTTTATGTTTGGAAATAGAGGAAAAGGCAGGATTGGAAGAAATACAAATTAAACCTGCTTTGAAAATAGTGGAGGTTTTTAAGGATGTTTTAAATAAATAA
- a CDS encoding L,D-transpeptidase, with translation MLNFPATSLKLGNKLRLTGISKEVIFLLTSKVSIKIILHKRRLYLYRRAQLYNSYPIAIGKPSTPSPIGTWKIINKKIMDGRQVFGTRWMGLSKPHYGIHGTNNPSSIGKAVSLGCIRMYNRDIEIIFPLVSLGTIVYII, from the coding sequence ATATTAAATTTCCCAGCAACATCTTTAAAATTGGGCAATAAACTAAGATTAACAGGTATTTCAAAAGAGGTGATTTTTTTGCTTACTAGCAAAGTCTCTATCAAAATTATTCTCCATAAAAGACGGCTTTACCTTTATCGCAGAGCACAACTTTACAATTCTTATCCGATCGCCATTGGTAAACCCAGTACACCATCACCCATTGGCACTTGGAAAATTATTAACAAAAAAATTATGGATGGACGGCAAGTCTTTGGTACTAGATGGATGGGCCTCAGCAAACCACATTATGGGATTCACGGCACCAATAATCCGTCTAGTATCGGTAAAGCCGTTTCTCTAGGATGTATTCGCATGTATAATCGAGATATTGAAATTATTTTCCCTTTAGTGTCTTTAGGCACCATAGTGTACATCATCTAA
- a CDS encoding Na/Pi cotransporter family protein: MDYRQMLFLALGGLAFFLFGVKYMSNALQNVAGDRLRTFLEQGTKTPQRGVLLGALVTAIIQSSSATTVLTVGLVNSGLLTLHQAIGVIMGANIGTTVTAYLIGFKLEQYALPVLILGVFLLFFFKNRKVINLGQVLFGLGMLFYGMQTMGQGFAPLRDADFFHNLMISVENRAIWGVLVGTTFTALVQSSSATIGVLQELAYQGALTYNQAVPILLGDNIGTTITALLASIGTTVAARRTAISHFLFNFLGTLIFLPLFLLGIFPVMVRLFTNYICFLLPGFGGTWEIINVKMQLAQTHGVFNVLNTLIQLPFVSVLAAIVTRIIPGEGVLAKFEPEYLEPRLLTNPSVALGQVGREVERMGDLATEALKHTSAYFFTGVKAEAEKTLQFEEIINNLQRKITNYIVRISKEKLSDEDNQRAYMYLQTIIDIERVGDHAENIVELTATRIEKNIVFSQNAIDDIQGMFNKTISLYAQAVECLENRDPWLAREIIKGDDLIDQMEKELRRAHIDRLNEGVCSGEAGAIYLDVLSNLERIGDHAVNIAQYVLGRR, translated from the coding sequence ATTGATTATCGACAGATGCTTTTTCTAGCTTTAGGTGGTTTGGCTTTTTTCCTTTTCGGTGTTAAATATATGTCTAATGCTCTGCAAAACGTGGCTGGGGATAGATTGCGTACCTTTTTGGAACAAGGTACTAAAACACCTCAGCGTGGTGTGCTTTTAGGGGCTTTGGTGACAGCGATTATTCAAAGCAGTTCGGCGACCACGGTTTTAACAGTAGGACTTGTCAACTCTGGACTTTTAACCCTGCATCAGGCCATTGGTGTAATTATGGGGGCTAATATCGGAACTACGGTGACTGCTTATTTGATTGGTTTTAAATTGGAACAATATGCTTTGCCAGTTTTAATTTTGGGTGTTTTTCTGTTGTTCTTTTTCAAGAATAGGAAAGTAATTAATTTGGGGCAGGTGCTTTTTGGGTTGGGTATGCTTTTTTACGGCATGCAGACTATGGGCCAGGGTTTTGCACCTTTACGTGATGCCGATTTTTTCCATAATTTGATGATTAGTGTAGAAAATAGGGCGATTTGGGGTGTTTTGGTAGGTACTACTTTTACCGCGTTGGTGCAAAGTAGTAGTGCTACCATTGGTGTTTTGCAGGAATTAGCTTATCAAGGGGCATTAACCTATAATCAGGCAGTGCCCATTTTGCTGGGTGATAATATTGGAACTACCATTACTGCACTTTTAGCTTCTATTGGTACTACCGTAGCGGCTCGTCGTACCGCAATTTCTCATTTTTTGTTTAATTTTTTGGGTACCCTAATTTTTTTACCTTTATTTTTATTAGGTATCTTCCCGGTAATGGTTCGTTTATTTACTAATTATATTTGTTTTTTATTACCCGGCTTTGGTGGTACATGGGAAATAATAAATGTAAAAATGCAGTTGGCACAAACACATGGAGTTTTTAATGTTTTAAATACATTAATACAGTTGCCCTTTGTGTCTGTTTTGGCAGCTATAGTGACACGTATAATTCCCGGTGAAGGGGTTTTGGCCAAATTTGAACCTGAATATTTAGAGCCGCGTTTATTGACAAATCCTTCTGTGGCCTTGGGACAAGTAGGGCGTGAGGTTGAGCGGATGGGTGATTTAGCTACAGAAGCATTGAAGCATACATCAGCTTATTTTTTTACCGGGGTGAAAGCCGAAGCAGAAAAAACTTTGCAGTTTGAAGAAATAATTAATAATTTACAAAGGAAAATCACTAATTATATTGTACGAATCTCTAAAGAAAAATTATCTGATGAGGATAACCAACGTGCCTATATGTATCTACAGACCATTATTGATATTGAAAGAGTAGGAGATCATGCGGAAAACATTGTGGAGTTAACGGCTACTCGGATTGAAAAAAACATTGTTTTTTCACAAAATGCCATTGATGATATTCAGGGTATGTTTAACAAGACTATTTCTTTATATGCTCAGGCGGTAGAATGTTTGGAAAATCGGGATCCGTGGTTGGCCCGGGAAATTATTAAAGGGGATGACTTGATTGACCAGATGGAAAAGGAGCTGCGTCGAGCACATATTGATCGATTAAATGAAGGGGTTTGTAGTGGTGAGGCTGGTGCTATTTATTTAGATGTTTTAAGTAATTTGGAGCGGATTGGTGATCATGCGGTAAATATTGCTCAATATGTTCTTGGAAGGCGGTAA
- a CDS encoding Na+/H+ antiporter subunit E has translation MNVNTNQTRIKQYKQLFIPPLVLFVFWLILTGSFTASSLIMGFLAAVIISWLCAPLLNFPAVHTPGKSYAAFDLPYFKLFFYLLWLLWEIFKADVRVALIVLNPKLPIDPCVVTFKKRADNPIALALLANSITITPGTVTVDIKDDLFTVHALTKDMALSLAPEEGVGEMPQRVGNLFKE, from the coding sequence ATGAATGTGAATACTAATCAAACTAGAATTAAGCAATACAAGCAATTATTTATTCCGCCGTTGGTTCTCTTTGTTTTTTGGTTGATTTTAACAGGTAGTTTTACTGCAAGTAGTTTAATAATGGGCTTTTTGGCGGCTGTGATTATTTCCTGGTTGTGTGCACCTCTTCTTAATTTTCCGGCAGTGCATACACCGGGGAAAAGTTATGCCGCTTTTGATTTGCCTTATTTTAAACTATTTTTTTATTTACTCTGGCTGCTTTGGGAAATTTTTAAGGCAGATGTACGAGTAGCTTTAATTGTTTTAAATCCCAAATTGCCGATTGATCCGTGTGTGGTTACTTTTAAAAAACGGGCAGATAACCCCATTGCACTTGCTTTATTAGCTAATTCAATAACCATAACCCCGGGAACGGTTACTGTAGATATTAAAGATGATCTTTTTACGGTTCATGCTTTAACCAAAGATATGGCTTTATCTTTGGCACCAGAGGAAGGTGTGGGAGAAATGCCTCAACGTGTGGGGAATCTTTTTAAAGAATAA
- a CDS encoding pH regulation protein F, producing MSPEQIFRIFLGIEFLVVFLMLYRVLKGPTVFDRLNGLAVLGTNTIVILLLYGFLEKRVNMFVDIAISYGILGFVTLVVLAKYFEGKEDIES from the coding sequence ATGAGCCCAGAACAGATCTTTCGAATTTTTTTGGGTATTGAATTTCTTGTGGTTTTTCTAATGCTCTATCGAGTTTTAAAAGGACCTACAGTTTTTGATCGTTTAAATGGTTTGGCGGTTTTAGGTACTAATACTATTGTCATTTTGTTATTATATGGTTTTTTGGAAAAACGCGTGAATATGTTTGTCGATATAGCCATTTCCTATGGTATTTTAGGGTTTGTAACTTTGGTTGTTCTGGCAAAATATTTTGAAGGAAAGGAAGATATTGAGTCATGA
- a CDS encoding monovalent cation/H(+) antiporter subunit G produces MNKIALLLMCGGLFFLISAAVGVLRLPDFYTRLHATGQGDTLGIALFVLGLAVYHGFNYVSLKLLLIAVAFFVAGPIGGHVLTRAAYHAGLKPWTKKEE; encoded by the coding sequence ATGAATAAAATAGCCCTATTATTAATGTGTGGCGGTCTTTTTTTTCTAATTTCGGCTGCTGTGGGTGTCTTGCGTCTTCCCGATTTTTATACGCGTTTACATGCTACTGGTCAAGGTGATACTTTGGGTATAGCCCTATTTGTGTTAGGACTTGCGGTTTATCATGGTTTTAATTATGTTAGTTTAAAGTTATTGTTAATTGCGGTTGCTTTTTTTGTTGCCGGTCCGATTGGGGGACATGTTTTAACTAGGGCTGCTTATCATGCTGGTTTAAAACCCTGGACAAAAAAGGAGGAATAA
- a CDS encoding DUF4040 domain-containing protein has translation MPGAFFLTILVLLMIITGVAALFARDLLVSIILFSAFSYFAALTYLTTGAPDVAFTEAVVGVVSTTFFIVALKQLRRGSSR, from the coding sequence ATGCCGGGAGCCTTTTTTCTTACTATTTTAGTCTTATTAATGATTATAACTGGGGTGGCAGCTCTTTTTGCACGCGATTTATTAGTTTCTATTATTTTATTTAGTGCTTTTAGTTATTTTGCAGCCTTGACTTATTTGACTACTGGTGCACCTGATGTAGCTTTTACAGAAGCAGTGGTGGGTGTTGTTTCTACAACCTTTTTTATTGTAGCTCTTAAACAATTAAGAAGGGGGAGTTCGCGATGA